A genomic window from Schistocerca serialis cubense isolate TAMUIC-IGC-003099 chromosome 4, iqSchSeri2.2, whole genome shotgun sequence includes:
- the LOC126474504 gene encoding uncharacterized protein LOC126474504, translating into MAVAEPQGLFVKFYVATVSTVPRARPLSAPRSRSMDRAVEMAALSQPVPPRHRRPSDELLPDTKKDAAASGGGSGKRWSLGGLFRRRRKKSDAPDTPPDTSSDDEDARGGFLSRRRSRRDSKHGSTKKKLVGTFDHVVVNPLARPPHPPQAQPQSQQQQQQHRQDQRQQDEQHERENEREPQQQVPAVSPTLTPQDVNGNASPRLGDSLSSRSSSKDWQPPQQQQTQQHRRQESSGSGSVEGGGGGGGGGGGGGGTATTTRRGRRDLVKARVEASRLRASAADSSSDEAGPELQQQRPPRSSDDSLSLSKRSRSARTERYIRRLEAGRWQQHQLESPAVSATPSPAHSPLVRPKLLKPVTPPADAATFPPSGALSGGGIKASLLLPPGRGPVGGSARVLRGPSPVRTSAESLLLAQHHSAAGGTSRPAWHHAVQTGSHDNIYGRAAAYHQQPQQRSQSFDSNIHRATAPSHSHQLTTQLSAPTTVTGADDVMVVQFPIARPTGLLPARSSSVGNHHHHPGHHHQQQHQHQHAGQSSAFPTVKQGPPPPPPRDPQRKLPTGPSGQPDVPRPMSYAFESGTDYAPHERFRQYFQPAQHGSNLQSLGTVWVGGGGYQRRSGSDNQIAVSYPPPQQQRLQSFTPTPTSRPRPNSVTPDGNGAPGVLRPLPSPQNVGHRMVPRTPTEQCTATSRHVAPQQSHQQVQYFADQYPRSRRPIHVQYNGSSGSYEQPYLSDSQVVTMPTSKQQLPEPRRHPAIVNATDFWRQKEQEAATGRQRKPASASAKPPLQHSASSSAARSDRSRSNSPHYKERTTPDKSFKLRVPSASFPSRSTESVSSLSGQSDLASPVQPAKIFSNGPVKDSLESPNGTDGHKKKDTSPSNNFRPLSMVLENSENQDRSGSSQGRDATVQKNQTKPNPPAPPQRRFSRQSSTSSIEASEWMGPEDAQDTNSQKKRRSTNLEDALSELEAIYNSLRLGDDDLLDRAERRDAAVARQQQLQRQQRCQQNGDAPISVATPWGRGAESDSGYNYGHDSAYGDNEFGGGRQRRRAPGPRKSGVPDIVTDDMAYRRLNPKEQRSSATASPQDFSSYIQATPALAGVTDLPPAGGRPDTTLDDVVFRNIRHTNNTLRVVEPQPPFGIPLGPVTPAPNSDYLHATPSETAPPTGYRPASKSKKIPDVVKDDLAYRNLRKDSHKDAAGLPSNDTKNEKKKRAVRSLSANLMGLVNRDALLRVPSAPNDRDFEKAQSLSDLSDPLQTAQKSAEGRSPAVVAGSKIRNAASPVNKQQSDPGSDGRRNSLSAQQCDHHDRHHRHHQRYNSASWVERAMLDVSSTAAGASTSTETLTDSRLNLEDAAARRRSWQQRLRVFVPTSGSAEQSAKQSPSPQDISGGRLPFGKPPPYTPPPPATEGKRHAGAPVDENNLEDLLSALAHEARATSEKLDRELKQLGDSATNLKLAAPPPLQSPKAVASLAVKERRSTPAQSGSSQRSSSGGLDDSAGIGSTPADHSLLHNILSRHEAEEHRGSRSAEHATETATVELRLPPEESCEIRNLSCDGSVLISEIVRQGRRRQRRRSGEKDDSDDDEDSGRDQLVPDVAGAGASDEEADLEVARATAAAEAAAQSTKHTATHSEEYKPAASPLSSLQTESRAAVLLERDFSSTTFPPSRHTQETALLAGSV; encoded by the exons ACTGTGAGCACGGTGCCGCGCGCGCGCCCCCTGTCGGCGCCCCGCAGCCGCAGCATGGACCGCGCCGTCGAGATGGCGGCGCTCAGCCAGCCGGTGCCGCCGCGCCACCGCCGGCCCTCGGACGAGCTGCTGCCCGACACCAAGAAGGACGCAGCCGCCAGCGGTGGCGGCTCCGGCAAGCGCTGGTCCCTGGGCGGCCTCTTCCGCCGCCGCCGCAAGAAGTCGGACGCCCCGGACACGCCCCCCGAcaccagctccgacgacgaggatgCGCGCGGCGGCTTCCTTTCGCGTCGGCGCTCTCGCCGCGACTCCAAGCACGGCTCCACGAAGAAAAAGCTCGTCGGCACGTTCGACCACGTCGTCGTCAACCCTCTGGCGAGGCCGCCGCACCCGCCACAGGCGCAGCCGcagtcgcagcagcagcagcagcagcacagacaGGACCAGCGGCAGCAGGACGAGCAGCACGAGCGCGAAAACGAGCGAGAGCCGCAGCAGCAAGTGCCGGCCGTGTCTCCTACGCTGACGCCGCAAGACGTTAACGGCAACGCGTCCCCGCGTCTCGGCGACTCCCTGTCGTCGCGGTCCTCGAGCAAAGACTGGCAGCCGCCACAGCAGCAGCAAACGCAGCAGCACCGCAGGCAGGAGTCTAGTGGGTCGGGCTCCGTGGAAggaggcggcggcggaggaggag gaggaggaggaggaggaggaacggcGACTACCACGCGCCGCGGCCGGCGCGACCTAGTGAAAGCGCGGGTGGAGGCGAGCAGACTTCGCGCGTCCGCTGCCGACTCCAGCTCGGACGAGGCCGGCCCGGAGCTGCAGCAGCAGCGGCCGCCGCGCTCCAGTGACGACAGCCTGTCCCTGAGCAAGCGGTCGCGCAGCGCGCGCACCGAGCGCTACATCCGCCGGCTGGAGGCGGGCCGCTGGCAGCAGCACCAGCTGGAGTCGCCGGCCGTTTCTGCGACGCCCAGCCCCGCGCACAGCCCGTTGGTGCGACCCAAGCTGCTCAAACCCGTCACGCCGCCCGCCGACGCGGCAACCTTCCCGCCGAGTGGCGCACTGTCCGGCGGTGGCATCAAGGCGTCGCTGCTGCTCCCGCCGGGACGCGGCCCGGTCGGCGGTTCGGCTAGGGTGCTGCGCGGACCTTCGCCCGTCCGCACGTCTGCGGAGTCGTTGCTGCTCGCCCAGCACCACTCCGCAGCCGGCGGCACCTCCAGGCCGGCGTGGCACCACGCCGTGCAGACCGGCAGTCACGACAACATCTACGGCCGCGCCGCCGCCTACCACCAGCAGCCGCAGCAGCGCAGCCAGTCCTTCGACAGCAACATCCACCGCGCGACGGCACCGTCGCACAGTCACCAGTTGACTACGCAGCTGAGCGCGCCGACTACTGTGACGGGTGCCGACGACGTTATGGTCGTTCAGTTTCCCATCGCGAGACCTACCGGACTGTTACCCGCGCGCTCCAGTTCCGTCGGCAACCATCACCACCACCCCGGACACCATCACCAGCAGCAGCACCAACACCAGCACGCCGGACAGTCGTCTGCTTTCCCGACAGTCAAACAGGGGCCGCCACCTCCACCTCCTCGCGACCCGCAGAGGAAACTGCCCACCGGGCCAAGTGGACAGCCGGACGTGCCGCGGCCTATGTCCTACGCGTTTGAGAGTGGGACGGACTACGCGCCGCACGAGAGATTCAGACAGTACTTCCAACCGGCCCAACACGGCTCCAATTTGCAATCTTTGGGCACTGTGTGGGTGGGCGGTGGTGGCTACCAGAGAAGGTCCGGCTCTGACAACCAAATTGCAGTCTCCTATCCACCACCACAGCAACAGAGGTTGCAGAGCTTTACTCCTACACCGACGTCGAGACCGCGGCCCAACTCTGTGACACCAGACGGCAACGGAGCTCCCGGAGTACTGAGGCCTTTGCCGTCTCCTCAGAATGTCGGCCACAGAATGGTACCTCGCACACCCACAGAACAGTGCACTGCCACCTCGAGACACGTAGCACCTCAGCAGTCTCACCAACAAGTACAGTATTTTGCCGACCAGTACCCACGGAGTCGCAGGCCTATTCACGTACAGTACAACGGCTCGAGTGGCAGTTACGAACAACCGTACCTCAGTGATTCTCAGGTTGTTACGATGCCCACCAGTAAGCAGCAGCTGCCCGAACCTCGTCGTCATCCCGCTATTGTCAATGCGACAGACTTCTGGCGCCAGAAGGAGCAAGAGGCAGCTACTGGAAGACAACGGAAACCAGCATCAGCTTCTGCAAAACCACCTTTGCAACATTCGGCTTCGTCGTCTGCTGCCAGGAGTGACCGGTCCAGGTCAAATAGCCCACATTACAAGGAGAGGACGACGCCGGACAAGTCTTTCAAGCTCAGAGTGCCAAGTGCATCGTTCCCTTCACGTAGCACGGAGTCTGTCAGTTCCCTCAGTGGCCAGTCAGATCTCGCCAGTCCTGTGCAGCCAGCCAAGATTTTCAGCAATGGTCCAGTGAAAGACAGTTTGGAAAGTCCCAACGGGACAGATGGGCATAAGAAGAAGGATACATCCCCATCGAACAACTTTCGGCCACTGTCCATGGTGCTGGAAAACAGCGAGAATCAAGACCGCAGTGGGTCGTCTCAAGGTAGAGATGCCACTGTACAGAAAAATCAGACGAAACCTAATCCTCCTGCTCCACCACAGAGACGTTTCTCGAGACAGAGTTCCACATCGAGCATTGAAGCTTCAGAATGGATGGGTCCTGAAGATGCCCAGGACACGAATTCACAGAAAAAGAGGAGATCGACCAATCTGGAGGACGCCCTTTCGGAACTGGAAGCAATCTACAACAGTCTGCGCCTGGGAGACGACGACCTGTTAGACCGCGCAGAGAGGCGTGATGCCGCTGTGGCACGTCAGCAGCAGCTGCAACGACAGCAGCGATGCCAACAGAATGGCGATGCACCCATCTCCGTGGCCACACCGTGGGGTCGTGGAGCAGAATCAGACTCTGGCTACAATTACGGCCACGACTCCGCGTACGGGGATAACGAGTTCGGTGGCGGCAGGCAGCGGCGAAGAGCACCAGGGCCCCGCAAGTCCGGTGTGCCCGACATCGTGACGGACGACATGGCGTACCGCAGACTGAACCCCAAGGAACAGCGCAGCAGCGCCACTGCATCACCGCAAGACTTCAGCAGCTACATTCAAGCCACTCCAGCTCTGGCCGGGGTGACAGACCTCCCTCCTGCCGGCGGACGCCCAGACACGACACTGGACGACGTCGTCTTCCGCAACATCCGCCACACTAACAACACTCTGCGTGTCGTCGAACCGCAGCCACCGTTCGGCATACCGTTGGGACCCGTAACACCGGCTCCGAACAGTGACTACTTACACGCTACACCTTCCGAGACTGCTCCACCTACTGGCTATAGACCTGCTTCGAAATCCAAGAAGATACCTGATGTGGTCAAAGACGACCTCGCTTACCGAAATTTGAGGAAGGATTCGCACAAGGATGCTGCAGGGCTCCCATCGAATGATACGAAAAACGAGAAGAAAAAGCGCGCCGTTAGATCTCTCTCTGCTAACCTTATGGGGTTGGTGAACAGAGACGCACTGCTCCGCGTACCTTCGGCTCCAAACGATCGAGATTTCGAGAAGGCGCAGAGTCTCTCCGACCTATCGGACCCACTGCAGACGGCCCAAAAATCTGCCGAGGGAAGAAGCCCCGCAGTGGTTGCAGGCTCTAAAATTCGGAATGCCGCTTCGCCAGTGAATAAGCAGCAGAGTGATCCCGGTAGCGACGGCAGACGGAACAGCCTCTCAGCGCAGCAGTGTGACCACCACGACCGACACCACCGTCACCACCAACGTTACAACTCCGCGAGTTGGGTGGAGCGCGCGATGCTCGACGTTAGTTCCACAGCCGCAGGTGCGAGTACCAGCACCGAGACACTGACGGACAGCCGGTTGAACCTGGAAGACGCGGCAGCGAGACGGCGCAGCTGGCAACAGCGTCTCAGGGTGTTCGTCCCTACGAGCGGCAGTGCCGAACAGTCGGCGAAACAGAGCCCGTCTCCGCAAGATATTAGTGGCGGGAGGCTCCCGTTCGGCAAGCCACCTCCGTACACGCCTCCGCCCCCTGCGACCGAGGGGAAACGGCACGCCGGAGCCCCGGTCGACGAGAACAACCTGGAGGATCTGCTGAGCGCACTGGCCCACGAGGCGCGGGCGACGAGTGAGAAGTTGGACCGAGAGCTGAAGCAGCTGGGCGACTCCGCAACCAACCTGAAGCTGGCGGCGCCACCGCCTCTGCAGTCGCCCAAAGCGGTGGCGAGCCTCGCCGTCAAGGAGCGACGGTCGACTCCGGCGCAGTCCGGCAGCTCGCAGAGGTCTTCCTCGGGCGGGCTCGACGATAGTGCCGGGATCGGTTCCACTCCGGCAGACCACAGCCTGCTGCACAACATCCTATCGCGACACGAAGCCGAAGAGCATCGCGGAAGCCGAAGCGCCGAGCACGCGACGGAGACGGCGACGGTGGAGCTGCGGCTGCCGCCGGAGGAGAGCTGCGAGATCCGCAACCTGTCGTGCGACGGCAGCGTGCTCATCTCGGAGATTGTCCGGcaggggcggcggcggcagcggcggcgcagcGGCGAGAAGGACGACAGCGACGACGACGAAGACAGCGGTCGGGACCAGCTGGTGCCGGACGTGGCGGGGGCGGGCGCCAGCGACGAGGAGGCGGACCTGGAGGTGGCGCGTGCCACGGCGGCGGCCGAGGCAG